A genomic segment from Amycolatopsis camponoti encodes:
- a CDS encoding SDR family oxidoreductase: MNSFKDRVAIVTGASRGIGLGIAKTLVERGAKVCITARKPEALEEAVNELGGPDVAMFVPGKADDTDHQDEAVAKTIETFGRLDYLVNNTGINPAYGPTLDIDPAAAAKILGVNVLAPLGWTKRARDAWMGEHGGAVVNVASVAGLGASPGIGMYGVSKAALIRLTVELGAELGPKIRVNAVAPAVVKTKFATALYEGREEEVAAAYPMKRLGVPSDIAGAVAFLLSDDAGWITGQTMVLDGGVTLGGGL, translated from the coding sequence GTGAACTCGTTCAAGGATCGCGTCGCGATCGTCACCGGGGCCAGCCGGGGCATCGGCCTCGGGATCGCGAAGACGCTCGTCGAACGCGGGGCCAAGGTGTGCATCACCGCGCGCAAGCCCGAGGCCCTCGAAGAGGCCGTCAACGAGCTCGGCGGGCCCGACGTCGCCATGTTCGTGCCGGGCAAGGCCGACGACACCGACCACCAGGACGAGGCCGTCGCGAAGACGATCGAGACCTTCGGCCGGCTCGACTACCTGGTCAACAACACCGGCATCAACCCCGCCTACGGGCCCACCCTCGACATCGACCCCGCCGCCGCGGCGAAGATCCTCGGCGTCAACGTCCTCGCGCCGCTCGGCTGGACCAAGCGGGCCCGCGACGCGTGGATGGGGGAGCACGGCGGTGCCGTCGTCAACGTCGCCTCCGTCGCCGGCCTCGGCGCGTCGCCCGGCATCGGCATGTACGGCGTCAGCAAGGCCGCGCTGATCCGGCTGACCGTCGAGCTCGGCGCCGAGCTGGGGCCGAAGATCCGCGTCAACGCCGTCGCGCCCGCCGTCGTCAAGACGAAGTTCGCCACCGCGCTCTACGAAGGCCGTGAGGAAGAGGTGGCGGCGGCCTACCCGATGAAGCGCCTCGGCGTGCCGTCCGACATCGCCGGCGCCGTCGCGTTCCTGCTGTCCGACGACGCGGGCTGGATCACCGGCCAGACCATGGTGCTCGACGGCGGCGTGACCCTGGGCGGTGGCCTGTGA
- a CDS encoding SDR family NAD(P)-dependent oxidoreductase: MTGVVVTGGGGGIGAALARRFAAEGAQVVVADLDGDKAAEIAAEIKGTAFAGDVASVDGVAKLVESARETLGEIDVFCANAGIAPFGGPESPEDVWARTWEVNVMAHVRAANLLLPAWLERGKGHFIATVSAAGLLTSLGSAPYSVTKHGALAFAEYLSATYRHRGLTVQAICPQGVRTAMLESTGTAGQLLMAASAIEPEQVADALFAAIESNRFLVLPHPEVADYYAARATQTDRWLGGMNKLQRKVETALGAE, from the coding sequence GTGACCGGCGTCGTCGTCACCGGGGGCGGCGGCGGCATCGGCGCCGCGCTGGCCCGTCGCTTCGCCGCCGAAGGCGCCCAGGTCGTCGTGGCCGACCTCGACGGTGACAAGGCCGCCGAAATCGCCGCCGAGATCAAGGGGACGGCCTTCGCGGGTGACGTCGCGAGCGTCGACGGCGTCGCGAAGCTGGTCGAGAGCGCGCGGGAAACCCTGGGCGAGATCGACGTCTTCTGCGCCAACGCGGGCATCGCGCCCTTCGGCGGTCCGGAAAGCCCCGAGGACGTCTGGGCGCGCACCTGGGAAGTCAACGTCATGGCGCACGTCCGGGCGGCCAACCTGCTGCTGCCCGCGTGGCTCGAGCGCGGCAAGGGCCACTTCATCGCGACGGTCTCCGCCGCCGGCCTGCTGACCAGCCTCGGCTCGGCGCCCTACTCGGTGACCAAGCACGGCGCGCTGGCGTTCGCCGAGTACCTGTCCGCGACCTACCGGCACCGCGGCCTCACCGTGCAGGCGATCTGCCCGCAGGGCGTGCGCACGGCGATGCTCGAGAGCACCGGCACCGCGGGCCAGCTGCTCATGGCCGCGTCGGCGATCGAGCCCGAGCAGGTGGCGGACGCCCTGTTCGCGGCCATCGAGTCGAACCGGTTCCTGGTGTTGCCGCACCCCGAGGTCGCGGACTACTACGCGGCCCGCGCGACGCAGACCGACCGCTGGCTCGGCGGCATGAACAAGCTGCAGCGCAAGGTCGAAACGGCCCTCGGAGCCGAATGA
- a CDS encoding acyl-CoA carboxylase subunit beta produces MNWQPEVDEIARRRELAERMGGPEKVARQHAAGRSTVRERIAALADPGSFDEIGALAGTASYVDGSLESFTPANFVIGTARLDGRRVAIGGDDFTVRGGAADAAIMEKQVHAERLANELGLPMVRLIEGTGGGGSVKMLEQHGFTYVPVNPGWDLVVDNLSAVPVVALCLGPVAGLGAARAVMSHLNVLVEGAGQLFVAGPPVVKHATGEDLTKEELGGADVHRRSGAIDRIVESEAEAFAVAKQFLSYLPSSVDSLPPVRSTADPVDRREEALLSLVPRNRRHPYRLRPLLDGVFDEGSVFDYAVSGGSAYAGLARLNGHPVGVLATDPYRGATLTPEGADVMTRLVDLCETFHLPLVSLTDQAGMVIGAAAERAGAIRHGARAVTAVYQARVPMAEVIVRRVFGVGGAGQVNRHRLVRRWAWPSGDWGSLPVEGGIEAAYRAELDAADDREARIEEIRARLDAVRSPFRTAERFSIEDVIDPRETRARLCDWVPDAYAVLPKLVGRPSFGMRP; encoded by the coding sequence ATGAACTGGCAGCCGGAGGTCGACGAGATCGCCCGGCGGCGTGAGCTGGCCGAGCGCATGGGCGGACCGGAGAAGGTGGCCCGCCAGCACGCCGCCGGGCGGTCGACGGTCCGCGAGCGGATCGCCGCCCTCGCCGACCCCGGCAGCTTCGACGAGATCGGGGCGCTCGCCGGCACGGCGTCCTATGTGGACGGCTCGCTGGAGTCGTTCACCCCGGCCAACTTCGTCATCGGCACCGCCCGGCTGGACGGCCGCCGCGTGGCGATCGGCGGTGACGACTTCACCGTCCGCGGCGGCGCCGCCGACGCCGCGATCATGGAGAAGCAGGTCCACGCCGAGCGCCTGGCCAACGAGCTGGGCCTGCCGATGGTGCGGCTGATCGAGGGCACCGGGGGCGGCGGCAGCGTCAAGATGCTGGAGCAGCACGGGTTCACCTACGTCCCGGTCAACCCGGGCTGGGACCTCGTGGTGGACAACCTCTCGGCGGTGCCGGTGGTCGCGCTCTGCCTCGGCCCGGTCGCCGGGCTCGGGGCGGCGCGGGCGGTGATGTCCCACCTGAACGTCCTGGTCGAAGGCGCCGGGCAGCTGTTCGTCGCCGGGCCGCCGGTGGTGAAGCACGCGACGGGGGAGGACCTCACCAAGGAGGAGCTGGGCGGCGCCGACGTCCACCGGCGCAGTGGCGCGATCGACCGGATCGTGGAGTCGGAGGCCGAGGCTTTCGCGGTGGCGAAACAGTTCCTGTCCTACCTCCCGTCCTCTGTGGACTCGCTGCCGCCCGTCAGGTCCACCGCGGACCCGGTGGACCGGCGGGAGGAAGCCCTGCTGTCGCTGGTGCCGCGCAACCGGCGTCACCCGTACCGGTTGCGGCCGCTGCTCGACGGCGTCTTCGACGAGGGTTCGGTGTTCGACTACGCCGTGTCAGGTGGCTCGGCCTACGCGGGACTCGCCCGGCTGAACGGCCACCCGGTCGGCGTCCTGGCCACCGACCCGTACCGCGGCGCGACGCTGACCCCCGAGGGCGCCGACGTCATGACCCGGCTGGTCGACCTCTGCGAGACGTTCCACCTGCCGCTGGTGTCGCTGACCGACCAGGCGGGCATGGTGATCGGCGCGGCCGCCGAACGCGCGGGCGCGATCCGCCACGGTGCCCGTGCGGTGACCGCGGTCTACCAAGCGCGGGTCCCGATGGCCGAGGTGATCGTCCGGCGCGTGTTCGGCGTCGGCGGCGCGGGCCAGGTCAACCGCCACCGCCTGGTCCGCCGCTGGGCGTGGCCGTCCGGCGACTGGGGTTCGCTGCCGGTCGAAGGCGGCATCGAAGCGGCGTACCGCGCCGAACTCGACGCCGCCGACGACCGGGAGGCGCGGATCGAGGAGATCCGGGCCCGCCTGGACGCGGTGCGCTCGCCGTTCCGCACGGCGGAGCGGTTCTCGATCGAGGACGTCATCGACCCGCGCGAAACCCGCGCCCGGCTGTGCGACTGGGTGCCGGACGCCTACGCCGTGCTGCCGAAGCTGGTCGGCCGCCCGTCGTTCGGCATGCGCCCCTAG
- a CDS encoding dihydrofolate reductase family protein has product MAKLLYGFSCSIDGFIAGPGGDMSWLTPYLGPDPLVDELIPEIGALLVGRRTFGGDDPHRGTEGEGKAFGGGWEGPQFVLTHRPAPPAPGVTFVDNLVEAVAAAKEAAGEKYVNVLGADVARQCLEAGVLDEILALPVPVLLGDGVRMFDRPGKPVGLEQLRPHWFRVVSEKLG; this is encoded by the coding sequence ATGGCGAAACTGCTCTACGGCTTCAGCTGCTCGATCGACGGCTTCATCGCCGGCCCCGGCGGCGACATGTCCTGGCTGACCCCGTACCTCGGCCCGGACCCGCTGGTCGACGAGCTGATCCCGGAGATCGGCGCGCTGCTCGTCGGCCGCCGGACGTTCGGCGGCGACGACCCGCACCGCGGCACCGAAGGCGAGGGCAAGGCCTTCGGCGGCGGCTGGGAGGGCCCGCAGTTCGTGCTCACCCACCGGCCCGCGCCGCCGGCGCCCGGGGTGACCTTCGTCGACAACCTTGTCGAAGCCGTCGCGGCCGCGAAGGAGGCGGCGGGCGAGAAGTACGTCAACGTCCTCGGCGCCGACGTCGCCCGGCAGTGCCTCGAAGCCGGCGTCCTCGACGAGATCCTCGCGCTGCCGGTACCGGTGCTGCTCGGGGACGGCGTCCGGATGTTCGACCGGCCCGGCAAGCCCGTGGGCCTCGAACAGCTGCGGCCGCACTGGTTCCGGGTCGTGAGTGAGAAACTGGGTTAG
- a CDS encoding lectin produces the protein MVLRTLLRLAAATALASAGLIPVPASAAQLVTDPASLVNPFIGTSNAADDFPGADVPFGMVQWSPDTPSRPDGGGYEYKDSSITGFSLTHLSGPGCGADGDVPILPTVGAVNTGASVSFSHSNESASPGAYSVNLGNGVNTELTAALRSGIGRFTFPSTSQANLQFKLNGSQNGTSNQTWTVVSPTEVSGSVTSGHFCGAGFTYTLYFDVVFDRPFSSSGTVAAAAVTPKASPGKLHGSAAAAPAVADAGPGSAYVRFDTTSNPTVQAKVGISYVSTANAVANRAADIPAFDFAATKQAAHDSWNSLLGRIQVAGGTAAQQRVFYTALYHSLLHPNVFSDRNGQYIGFDNQVHTVASGHSAHYANFSGWDIYRTQAQLSALLAPAQTSDIAQSMIADYAQGGGLPKWSQNNGETYVMVGDPGTAILASYYAFGARNFDTAAALQAMLHEASALNNVRPGLNATNAPGYLPANGTYQCCNFYGPVSTQLEYDTADFALSAFAGALGDTANQAFYAGRAQNWKNTFDTASGFMQPKDASGAWTGGFNPASGSNFVEGTSWQYTGMVPFNVAGLAAARGGNASLVSYLDSVLAGFHGSGGSQADLGNEPSLELPWEYDYVGQPYKTQKVVRQVQDQIWTDAPGGLAGNDDLGAMSAWYVFSALGFYPMTPGTADLALGSPLFTQAVVTLPSGNTLTVNAPAAADNAPYVQSASWNGAAWNNAYAPTSALTSGGTLAFALGTSANTSWAASNPPPSYDGTLPHLGPLTSGIAGKCADVAQSGTANGTHAQLYTCNSTGAQKWFAGADGTYQAQGGCLDVSNSGTANGTKVQLWQCNGSGAQTWQAGTGGALVNPQSGRCLDDPGSTTTDGTQLQIYDCNQSAAQKWTHG, from the coding sequence ATGGTCTTGCGTACCCTCCTGCGGCTTGCCGCCGCCACCGCCCTGGCATCGGCCGGGCTGATCCCCGTCCCCGCGTCCGCGGCGCAGCTGGTCACCGATCCGGCGTCGCTGGTCAACCCGTTCATCGGCACCTCCAACGCCGCCGACGACTTCCCCGGCGCGGACGTCCCGTTCGGCATGGTCCAGTGGAGTCCGGACACGCCCAGCCGTCCTGATGGCGGCGGGTACGAGTACAAGGACTCGTCCATCACCGGCTTCAGCCTGACGCACCTGTCGGGCCCGGGCTGCGGCGCCGACGGCGACGTCCCGATCCTGCCGACGGTCGGCGCGGTGAACACCGGCGCGAGCGTCTCCTTCAGCCACAGCAACGAATCCGCGAGCCCCGGCGCCTACTCGGTGAACCTCGGCAACGGCGTGAACACCGAGCTGACCGCGGCGCTGCGGTCCGGGATCGGCCGGTTCACGTTCCCGTCGACGTCCCAGGCGAACCTGCAGTTCAAGCTCAACGGCAGCCAGAACGGCACGTCGAACCAGACGTGGACGGTGGTCAGCCCGACCGAAGTGTCCGGTTCGGTCACGTCCGGGCACTTCTGCGGCGCCGGGTTCACCTACACGCTCTACTTCGACGTCGTCTTCGACCGGCCGTTCAGCTCCAGCGGCACGGTCGCGGCCGCCGCGGTCACCCCGAAGGCGTCGCCGGGCAAGCTGCACGGCAGCGCCGCCGCCGCACCGGCCGTCGCGGACGCCGGCCCGGGCAGCGCGTACGTCCGGTTCGACACGACGTCCAACCCGACGGTGCAGGCCAAGGTCGGCATCTCCTACGTCTCGACGGCCAACGCGGTCGCGAACCGCGCGGCCGACATCCCGGCGTTCGACTTCGCCGCGACCAAGCAGGCCGCGCACGACAGCTGGAACTCCCTGCTCGGCCGGATCCAGGTCGCCGGCGGCACCGCGGCGCAGCAGCGCGTCTTCTACACCGCGCTGTACCACTCGCTGTTGCACCCCAACGTGTTCTCCGACCGCAACGGCCAGTACATCGGGTTCGACAACCAGGTGCACACCGTCGCGAGTGGACACTCGGCGCACTACGCCAACTTCTCCGGCTGGGACATCTACCGCACGCAGGCGCAGCTCTCCGCCCTGCTGGCGCCCGCGCAGACCAGTGACATCGCGCAGTCGATGATCGCCGACTACGCCCAGGGCGGCGGGCTGCCCAAGTGGTCGCAGAACAACGGCGAGACGTACGTGATGGTCGGCGACCCCGGCACGGCGATCCTCGCGAGCTACTACGCCTTCGGAGCGCGGAACTTCGACACCGCGGCGGCGTTGCAGGCGATGCTGCACGAAGCGAGCGCGCTGAACAACGTCCGGCCGGGCCTCAACGCGACGAACGCCCCCGGGTACCTGCCGGCGAACGGCACCTACCAGTGCTGCAACTTCTACGGCCCGGTCTCGACGCAGCTGGAGTACGACACGGCGGACTTCGCGCTCTCGGCGTTCGCCGGGGCGCTGGGGGACACCGCGAACCAGGCGTTCTACGCCGGCCGCGCGCAGAACTGGAAGAACACCTTCGACACCGCCAGCGGGTTCATGCAGCCGAAGGACGCCAGTGGTGCCTGGACCGGCGGCTTCAACCCGGCGAGCGGCTCGAACTTCGTCGAGGGCACGTCGTGGCAGTACACCGGGATGGTGCCGTTCAACGTCGCGGGCCTCGCGGCGGCACGCGGCGGCAACGCGTCGCTGGTCAGCTACCTCGACAGCGTGCTGGCCGGGTTCCACGGCAGCGGCGGGTCGCAGGCCGACCTCGGCAACGAGCCGAGCCTGGAGCTGCCCTGGGAGTACGACTACGTCGGGCAGCCGTACAAGACGCAGAAGGTCGTCCGGCAGGTCCAGGACCAGATCTGGACCGACGCGCCGGGCGGGCTGGCCGGCAACGACGACCTCGGCGCGATGAGCGCGTGGTACGTGTTCTCGGCGCTGGGCTTCTACCCGATGACGCCGGGAACGGCGGACCTGGCGCTGGGCAGCCCGCTGTTCACGCAGGCGGTGGTGACGCTCCCGAGCGGTAACACGCTGACGGTGAACGCCCCGGCGGCGGCGGACAACGCGCCGTACGTCCAGAGCGCGTCCTGGAACGGCGCGGCCTGGAACAACGCGTACGCACCCACCTCGGCGCTCACGTCGGGCGGGACTCTCGCGTTCGCACTGGGGACGTCGGCGAACACGTCGTGGGCGGCGTCGAACCCGCCGCCGTCCTACGACGGGACGCTGCCGCACCTGGGCCCGCTGACGTCGGGGATCGCGGGCAAGTGCGCGGACGTGGCGCAGAGCGGCACCGCGAACGGGACGCACGCGCAGCTGTACACGTGCAACAGCACGGGGGCGCAGAAGTGGTTCGCGGGAGCGGACGGCACGTACCAGGCCCAGGGCGGCTGCCTCGACGTGAGCAACAGCGGCACGGCGAACGGCACGAAGGTCCAGCTCTGGCAGTGCAACGGATCCGGCGCCCAGACGTGGCAGGCGGGCACGGGCGGGGCGCTGGTGAACCCGCAGTCGGGCCGCTGCCTGGACGACCCGGGCAGCACGACGACGGACGGGACCCAGCTGCAGATCTACGACTGCAACCAGAGCGCGGCCCAGAAGTGGACCCACGGCTGA
- a CDS encoding enoyl-CoA hydratase-related protein, whose product MSIVDGVRYAADGPVATLTFDKPDRSNAMDVPMQARYGGLLREADADPSVRAVVVTGEGKAFCPGADLGLLDGIAAAPPASGGGHENFRDVLAASTVGIPVVAAINGGCAGLGFVIACSADVRFAAAGAKFTTAFSRRGLIAEYGIAKLLPSLVGEGRARDLLLSGRTFTAEQAFDYGLVQEVVPAEELPLRTHAYATELATYSAPRSMAVMKEQFTREASLSLEEAAREATGLMIESFGRPELAEGLASWNERRAPEFPPYPAG is encoded by the coding sequence GTGTCCATTGTGGATGGTGTGCGGTACGCGGCGGACGGCCCGGTCGCCACGCTGACGTTCGACAAACCGGACCGCAGCAACGCGATGGACGTCCCGATGCAGGCCCGCTACGGCGGGCTGCTGCGCGAGGCGGACGCGGACCCGTCGGTGCGGGCGGTCGTCGTCACGGGCGAGGGCAAGGCGTTCTGCCCGGGTGCCGACCTGGGGCTGCTCGACGGCATCGCGGCCGCTCCCCCGGCCTCCGGAGGCGGGCATGAGAACTTCCGCGACGTCCTGGCGGCGTCGACGGTGGGAATCCCGGTGGTGGCGGCGATCAACGGCGGCTGCGCGGGGCTGGGGTTCGTGATCGCGTGCTCGGCGGACGTCCGCTTCGCCGCGGCGGGCGCGAAGTTCACGACGGCGTTCTCCCGCCGCGGACTGATCGCGGAGTACGGGATCGCGAAGCTGCTGCCGTCCCTGGTGGGCGAGGGCCGGGCCCGCGACCTGCTTCTTTCGGGGCGGACGTTCACCGCGGAGCAGGCTTTCGACTACGGGCTGGTCCAGGAGGTGGTCCCGGCGGAGGAGCTGCCGTTGCGGACCCACGCGTACGCGACCGAGCTGGCGACGTACAGCGCGCCTCGTTCGATGGCGGTGATGAAGGAGCAGTTCACCCGGGAGGCTTCGCTGTCGCTGGAGGAGGCGGCGCGTGAGGCCACGGGGTTGATGATCGAGTCTTTCGGGCGTCCTGAGCTGGCCGAGGGGCTGGCCAGCTGGAACGAACGTCGCGCACCGGAGTTTCCGCCCTATCCGGCGGGTTGA
- a CDS encoding glycoside hydrolase family 2 TIM barrel-domain containing protein produces MPHTPSRRQVLGGFGAAVVTSALAPAAKAAEPGLGRATDLTDGWRFVLANPDGVTAPDGPFADPAFDDSSWQLVDVPHDWSIELPPVESGTYGSSGFFRGGLGWYRKAFTLPPSLAGKRVSVEFDGVYSDAHVHLNGELLGNHPYAYTGFAFDLTGRLHTDGRTPNVLAVRAVNPLPSSRWYAGSGIYRKVRLVVTEPVHVARHGTFVTTPDIAAGRGTVRVATDVVNDSGGALAAEVRTAVTDPAGRVVAKGSATVPVPAGKTVTAVTTQTVAGPKPWSVEEPRLYRVRTDVVVAGRVLDTTTTAFGLRHTEFHPDHGFSLNGVPMKLRGVNLHASQGALGAVIDAAALERQLRLMLAMGVNALRTAHNPPAPELVAACDRLGILMMVEAFDCWRTGKVEFDYHRDFDAWSARDIAEMVHAAKNSPSVVLWSIGNEVPDASMAGGPAIAADLVETVRGIDPTRPVIMGSDRYRSVPAPGSPQDLILRQLDGLGVNYNTAQSIDGLHAAYPDKFFFESESSSETSTRGAYQDPDLLNTGENHTPGKRATSSYDNNLASWTFSGEYSLKKDRDRKFCQGQFLWAGQDYLGEPTPYDVFPVKTSFFGAVDSAGLPKDAFHLFRSQWTTAPMVHLTPMDWTTHRPGEPVAVWVYSTVDTVELVLNGRSLGVKKFDRKTTVDGRSYLETTEPVGDDKNDPSGSYTSPNGGVGKLHLTWTVPFEPGTLTAIARSGGREVARDRLVTAGPPHAVTLTAEPRGDGAMAFVTASVVDSRGVVVPGAEPVLRFVVRGPGRVAGVDNGRQELAQSYQQPTIPVFHGQAVAVIAATGGRGAITVTASAPGLAPGTTTLPGTNLGQRNGPGARAVEQPEVPIVLAADASYSGAPDTVPAAMLDGDPATGWSNHYVKQATAALKAVSRPRPEDWVSLVWPRPQHFGTLTANFVVDATLVLPETTEVAYRTARGFEPVRGLKIAWGTGPNDPTTFSFEPVTTTEVRITLKTRGFLRISALVAR; encoded by the coding sequence ATGCCGCACACCCCGAGCAGACGCCAGGTCCTGGGCGGTTTCGGCGCCGCCGTCGTCACCTCCGCGCTCGCGCCGGCCGCGAAGGCCGCCGAGCCGGGTCTCGGCCGGGCCACCGACCTGACCGACGGCTGGCGCTTCGTCCTCGCGAACCCCGACGGCGTCACCGCACCGGACGGCCCGTTCGCCGACCCCGCCTTCGACGACTCGAGCTGGCAACTCGTCGACGTCCCCCACGACTGGAGCATCGAGCTCCCGCCCGTCGAAAGCGGCACCTACGGCAGCTCCGGCTTCTTCCGCGGCGGCCTCGGCTGGTACCGCAAGGCGTTCACCCTGCCGCCCTCGCTCGCCGGCAAGCGGGTCTCGGTCGAGTTCGACGGCGTCTACTCGGACGCGCACGTCCACCTGAACGGCGAGCTGCTCGGCAACCACCCGTACGCCTACACCGGCTTCGCCTTCGACCTCACCGGCCGCCTGCACACCGACGGCCGGACCCCGAACGTCCTCGCCGTGCGGGCGGTGAACCCGCTGCCCAGCAGCCGCTGGTACGCCGGCAGCGGCATCTACCGCAAGGTCCGGCTGGTCGTCACCGAGCCGGTGCACGTCGCCCGGCACGGCACCTTCGTCACCACCCCCGACATCGCCGCCGGCCGCGGCACCGTCCGGGTGGCCACGGACGTCGTGAACGACTCCGGCGGGGCACTCGCGGCCGAGGTGCGCACCGCCGTCACCGACCCCGCGGGCCGCGTGGTGGCGAAGGGCTCCGCGACCGTGCCGGTGCCCGCGGGTAAGACCGTCACGGCGGTCACCACGCAGACCGTCGCCGGTCCGAAGCCGTGGTCGGTCGAGGAGCCCCGGCTCTACCGCGTGCGCACCGACGTCGTCGTGGCCGGGCGGGTGCTCGACACGACGACCACCGCCTTCGGCTTGCGCCACACCGAGTTCCACCCGGACCACGGGTTCTCGCTCAACGGCGTGCCGATGAAGCTGCGCGGGGTCAACCTGCACGCGAGCCAGGGCGCGCTCGGCGCTGTGATCGACGCCGCCGCGCTGGAGCGGCAGCTGCGGCTGATGCTCGCGATGGGCGTCAACGCCCTGCGGACCGCGCACAACCCGCCCGCCCCGGAACTGGTCGCGGCCTGCGACCGGCTCGGGATCCTGATGATGGTCGAGGCGTTCGACTGCTGGCGGACCGGGAAGGTCGAGTTCGACTACCACCGCGACTTCGACGCGTGGAGCGCGCGCGACATCGCCGAAATGGTGCACGCGGCCAAGAACTCGCCGTCGGTCGTGCTGTGGTCGATCGGCAACGAGGTGCCGGACGCGTCCATGGCCGGTGGCCCGGCCATCGCGGCGGACCTCGTCGAGACGGTCCGCGGGATCGATCCGACCCGGCCCGTCATCATGGGCTCGGACCGCTACCGGAGCGTGCCCGCGCCCGGTTCGCCCCAGGACCTGATCCTGCGGCAGCTCGACGGCCTCGGCGTCAACTACAACACCGCGCAGTCGATCGACGGGCTGCACGCGGCCTACCCGGACAAGTTCTTCTTCGAGTCCGAGTCGTCGTCGGAGACCTCGACGCGCGGGGCGTACCAGGACCCGGACCTGCTCAACACGGGGGAGAATCACACTCCGGGCAAGCGCGCGACCTCGTCGTACGACAACAACCTGGCCTCGTGGACGTTCAGCGGCGAGTACTCGCTGAAGAAGGACCGCGACCGGAAGTTCTGCCAGGGTCAGTTTCTCTGGGCCGGCCAGGACTACCTGGGCGAGCCGACGCCCTACGACGTCTTCCCGGTCAAGACGTCGTTCTTCGGCGCGGTCGACAGCGCGGGCCTGCCCAAAGACGCCTTCCACCTCTTCCGCAGCCAGTGGACCACCGCGCCGATGGTCCACCTGACGCCGATGGACTGGACGACCCACCGCCCCGGCGAGCCCGTCGCGGTGTGGGTCTACTCCACTGTGGACACCGTCGAGCTGGTCCTCAACGGACGGTCGCTCGGCGTCAAGAAGTTCGACCGGAAGACCACTGTGGACGGACGCTCGTACCTCGAGACGACCGAGCCCGTCGGCGACGACAAGAACGACCCCTCCGGCAGCTACACCAGCCCGAACGGCGGCGTCGGCAAGCTGCACCTGACGTGGACCGTGCCGTTCGAACCCGGCACGCTCACCGCGATCGCCCGCTCCGGCGGGCGCGAGGTGGCTCGCGACCGGCTCGTCACGGCCGGGCCGCCGCACGCCGTCACCCTCACCGCCGAGCCACGTGGCGACGGCGCGATGGCGTTCGTGACGGCGTCGGTCGTGGACTCCCGGGGTGTCGTCGTCCCCGGCGCGGAACCGGTGCTGCGGTTCGTCGTCCGCGGGCCGGGCCGCGTCGCCGGGGTGGACAACGGCAGGCAGGAGCTCGCGCAGAGCTACCAGCAGCCGACGATCCCGGTGTTCCACGGCCAGGCCGTCGCCGTCATCGCCGCGACCGGCGGCCGGGGCGCGATCACCGTGACGGCGAGCGCACCGGGCCTGGCACCGGGGACGACCACACTGCCGGGGACGAACCTCGGACAACGCAACGGTCCCGGCGCGCGAGCCGTGGAGCAGCCGGAGGTTCCGATCGTCCTCGCCGCCGACGCGAGCTATTCGGGTGCCCCCGACACGGTGCCCGCCGCGATGCTGGACGGCGACCCGGCCACCGGCTGGTCGAACCACTACGTCAAGCAGGCGACGGCGGCGCTGAAAGCGGTGAGCCGGCCGCGGCCGGAGGACTGGGTGTCTCTCGTCTGGCCGCGGCCGCAGCACTTCGGCACGCTCACGGCGAACTTCGTCGTGGACGCGACGCTGGTGCTGCCGGAGACCACCGAAGTCGCGTACCGGACGGCTCGCGGCTTCGAACCGGTGCGCGGCTTGAAGATCGCGTGGGGGACCGGGCCGAACGACCCGACGACGTTCTCGTTCGAGCCGGTCACCACCACGGAGGTCCGGATCACCCTGAAGACCCGGGGTTTCCTGCGGATCAGCGCACTGGTCGCCCGCTGA